The Streptomyces sp. NBC_00691 genome has a segment encoding these proteins:
- a CDS encoding WhiB family transcriptional regulator: MGWVADWSAQAACRTTDPDELFVQGAAQNRAKAVCTGCPVRTECLADALDNRVEFGVWGGMTERERRALLRRRPTVTSWRRLLETARTEYERGAGLLPVAIEDDATYEAYAAVG, encoded by the coding sequence ATGGGCTGGGTAGCTGACTGGAGTGCGCAGGCGGCCTGCCGCACTACCGATCCGGATGAACTTTTCGTACAGGGAGCGGCACAGAACAGGGCAAAGGCGGTGTGCACCGGATGCCCGGTGCGGACCGAGTGCCTCGCCGACGCCCTCGACAACCGCGTGGAGTTCGGCGTGTGGGGCGGCATGACGGAGCGCGAGCGCCGCGCCCTGCTGCGCCGCAGGCCGACGGTCACCTCGTGGCGCCGGCTCCTCGAGACCGCGCGCACGGAGTACGAGCGGGGAGCGGGCCTGCTGCCCGTGGCGATCGAGGACGACGCGACGTACGAGGCGTACGCCGCGGTCGGCTAG
- a CDS encoding transglycosylase domain-containing protein → MAKQRSGGGLTGTQQAAKFLGVSVLAGAVLAGIALPAAGALGLAAKGTVEGFDEIPSNLKTPPLSQRTKILDSEGGLIATVYSRDRTVVPIDKISPYMQKAIVAIEDGRFYEHGAVDLKGVLRAINRNAQSGGVSQGASTLTQQYVKNVFVEEAGDDPEKVAQATQQTIGRKVRELKFAIQVEEELGKKKILENYLNITFFGQQAYGIEAASQRYFSKHAADLSLGEAAMMAGLVQSPSRYDPINDIQEATKRRNVVLQRMADVKDISQAEADKAKAAPLKLKVKTPKNGCITAVDGAGFFCDYVRKTILSDPVFGKTAEERTKLWNLGGLTVKTTLDPRAQAAANEAAIAKINKDDPVAASVVQVQPGTGKILSMGQSRPYGLDQKQHQTTLNLAVGSKMGGTTYGFQVGSTFKPITAAAALEKGLSPAQSFDTPAQINISETEYTRCDGKPSGYANWEVNNEVESEKGMYDMTSALGKSINTYFAKLEQMAGLCETLTMAKNVGYERELGKPIRQSPSVTLGSVESTPLDMAVVYATFANRGLHCTPIAIESVKAANGEKLNVPDTKCTRAMSERTADMINQMLKGVVEDGTGTKAGLSDRDNAGKTGTTNDRKDAWFVGYTPNLSTAVWVGDDVGEKQSMYDITIGGVTYDKVCGGCLPGPIWKIAMTGALNASQTPGFAPISVPRAEKPKDPAEGDEGPNKPKKPKPGDGKPGDTKPPNNTFPPITIPSDLLGGGHGGGGRGNR, encoded by the coding sequence ATGGCAAAACAGCGCTCCGGCGGTGGTCTGACCGGGACCCAGCAGGCCGCCAAGTTCCTCGGTGTCAGTGTGCTCGCGGGAGCCGTCCTGGCGGGCATCGCCCTGCCCGCGGCCGGCGCACTGGGCCTGGCCGCGAAGGGCACGGTCGAGGGATTCGACGAGATCCCCTCCAACCTGAAGACCCCGCCGCTGAGTCAGCGCACCAAGATCCTCGACTCCGAGGGCGGTCTGATCGCCACGGTGTACTCGCGGGACCGGACGGTCGTCCCGATCGACAAGATCTCCCCGTACATGCAGAAGGCGATCGTCGCGATCGAGGACGGCCGCTTCTACGAGCACGGGGCGGTCGACCTCAAGGGCGTGCTGCGCGCCATCAACCGCAACGCGCAGTCGGGCGGGGTCTCGCAGGGCGCGTCGACCCTGACCCAGCAGTACGTGAAGAACGTCTTCGTCGAGGAGGCCGGTGACGACCCCGAGAAGGTCGCGCAGGCCACCCAGCAGACCATCGGCCGCAAGGTCCGCGAGCTGAAGTTCGCGATCCAGGTCGAGGAGGAACTGGGCAAGAAGAAGATCCTGGAGAACTACCTCAACATCACGTTCTTCGGGCAGCAGGCGTACGGCATCGAGGCCGCGTCCCAGCGGTACTTCTCCAAGCACGCCGCCGACCTGAGCCTCGGTGAGGCGGCGATGATGGCCGGTCTCGTCCAGTCGCCCAGCCGCTACGACCCGATCAACGACATCCAGGAAGCCACCAAGCGCCGCAACGTGGTCCTCCAGCGGATGGCCGACGTGAAGGACATCAGCCAGGCCGAGGCGGACAAGGCGAAGGCGGCTCCGCTCAAGCTGAAGGTCAAGACCCCGAAGAACGGCTGCATCACCGCCGTCGACGGCGCCGGCTTCTTCTGCGACTACGTCCGCAAGACGATCCTCAGCGACCCGGTATTCGGCAAGACGGCCGAGGAGCGGACCAAGCTGTGGAACCTGGGCGGTCTCACCGTCAAGACCACGCTCGACCCGCGCGCCCAGGCCGCCGCCAACGAGGCCGCCATCGCGAAGATCAACAAGGACGACCCGGTCGCCGCTTCGGTCGTGCAGGTCCAGCCGGGCACCGGCAAGATCCTCTCGATGGGCCAGTCCCGCCCGTACGGCCTGGACCAGAAGCAGCACCAGACGACGCTGAACCTCGCCGTCGGCAGCAAGATGGGCGGCACGACGTACGGCTTCCAGGTCGGCTCGACCTTCAAGCCGATCACGGCCGCGGCGGCCCTGGAGAAGGGCCTGAGCCCGGCCCAGAGCTTCGACACCCCCGCGCAGATCAACATCAGCGAGACCGAGTACACCCGCTGCGACGGGAAGCCCTCGGGATACGCGAACTGGGAGGTGAACAACGAGGTCGAGTCGGAGAAGGGCATGTACGACATGACCAGCGCGCTCGGCAAGTCCATCAACACGTACTTCGCCAAGCTGGAGCAGATGGCCGGCCTGTGCGAGACGCTGACGATGGCGAAGAACGTCGGCTACGAGCGCGAGCTGGGCAAGCCCATCCGGCAGAGCCCCTCGGTCACCCTCGGCAGTGTCGAGAGCACCCCGCTCGACATGGCGGTGGTCTACGCGACCTTCGCCAACCGCGGTCTGCACTGCACCCCGATCGCCATCGAGTCCGTCAAGGCCGCCAACGGCGAGAAGCTCAACGTGCCGGACACCAAGTGCACCCGCGCGATGAGCGAGCGCACCGCCGACATGATCAACCAGATGCTGAAGGGCGTCGTCGAGGACGGCACGGGTACCAAGGCCGGCCTCAGCGACCGCGACAACGCGGGCAAGACCGGTACGACCAACGACCGCAAGGACGCCTGGTTCGTCGGCTACACCCCCAACCTCTCCACCGCCGTCTGGGTCGGTGACGACGTCGGCGAGAAGCAGTCGATGTACGACATCACCATCGGCGGCGTGACCTACGACAAGGTCTGCGGTGGCTGCCTCCCCGGCCCCATCTGGAAGATCGCGATGACCGGGGCGCTCAACGCCTCCCAGACGCCGGGCTTCGCCCCCATCTCCGTACCGCGGGCCGAGAAGCCCAAGGACCCGGCGGAGGGTGACGAGGGCCCGAACAAGCCCAAGAAGCCGAAGCCGGGCGACGGCAAGCCGGGTGACACCAAGCCCCCGAACAACACCTTCCCGCCCATCACGATCCCGTCGGACCTGCTGGGCGGCGGGCACGGCGGCGGAGGCCGCGGGAACCGCTGA
- a CDS encoding GatB/YqeY domain-containing protein has translation MTTLKAKLQADLNAAIRERDELRSSTLRLTITAITKEEVAGKTKRELSDDEVQKVIAKEAKKRREAADAFAQGGRPESAEREKAEGVLLDAYLPKQLSDEEIDGIVAAAVAEAKAAGAEGPRAMGAVMKIVNPKVAGQADGGRVAASVKKLLAG, from the coding sequence ATGACCACGCTGAAGGCGAAGCTCCAGGCCGACCTCAACGCCGCGATCCGGGAGCGCGACGAACTGCGCTCCTCGACCCTGCGGCTGACCATCACCGCGATCACCAAGGAGGAGGTCGCGGGCAAGACGAAGCGCGAACTCTCCGACGACGAGGTGCAGAAGGTGATCGCCAAGGAGGCGAAGAAGCGCCGCGAGGCCGCGGACGCCTTCGCCCAGGGCGGTCGCCCGGAGTCGGCCGAGCGGGAGAAGGCGGAGGGGGTCCTCCTCGACGCGTACCTGCCGAAGCAGCTCAGCGACGAGGAGATCGACGGGATCGTCGCGGCGGCCGTCGCCGAGGCGAAGGCGGCGGGCGCCGAGGGCCCGCGTGCCATGGGCGCCGTCATGAAGATCGTGAACCCGAAGGTGGCCGGCCAGGCCGACGGCGGCCGTGTCGCCGCCTCCGTGAAGAAGCTCCTCGCGGGCTGA
- a CDS encoding metallophosphoesterase — protein MRARYGIPLKITAGLTATAAAGIVYAAGFEARSFRLRRVTVPVLPPGMADLRVLQVSDIHMVRGQRKKRAWLQSLAGLRPDFVVNTGDNLSDPDAVPEVLDALGPLMEFPGVYVFGSNDYYGPRLRNPALYLLERAQGRHGLNGNKPVVGAVHNPWEDIKDGFDAAGWVDLTNTRGRLKLPQADLAFTGLDDPHIKRDRYERVAGGPDDSADFSVGVVHAPYLRALDAFTGDGYELLLAGHTHGGQLCIPFYGALVTNCDLDTDRVKGLSTHTVGDRTSYLHVSAGCGTSRFTPVRFACPPEVTLLTLTARA, from the coding sequence ATGCGCGCACGGTACGGCATCCCCCTGAAGATCACGGCAGGCCTCACGGCCACGGCGGCCGCGGGAATCGTCTACGCGGCGGGCTTCGAGGCCCGCTCGTTCCGGCTCCGCCGTGTGACGGTCCCGGTGCTCCCGCCCGGCATGGCGGATCTGAGGGTCCTCCAGGTCTCCGACATCCACATGGTGAGAGGCCAGCGCAAGAAGCGCGCCTGGCTCCAGTCCCTCGCCGGACTCCGCCCGGACTTCGTCGTCAACACGGGCGACAACCTCTCCGACCCGGACGCGGTGCCGGAGGTCCTCGACGCGCTCGGCCCGCTGATGGAGTTCCCGGGCGTGTACGTCTTCGGCTCCAACGACTACTACGGGCCCCGGCTCCGCAACCCCGCCCTCTACCTCCTCGAAAGGGCGCAGGGCCGCCACGGGCTCAACGGCAACAAGCCGGTCGTCGGCGCCGTCCACAACCCGTGGGAGGACATCAAGGACGGCTTCGACGCGGCCGGATGGGTGGACCTCACCAACACCCGCGGCCGGCTCAAGCTCCCGCAGGCGGACCTCGCGTTCACCGGCCTCGACGACCCGCACATCAAGCGCGACCGGTACGAGCGGGTGGCCGGCGGCCCCGACGACTCGGCCGACTTCTCGGTGGGCGTGGTCCACGCCCCGTACCTGCGCGCGCTCGACGCCTTCACCGGCGACGGGTACGAGCTGCTCCTCGCCGGGCACACCCACGGCGGTCAGCTGTGCATCCCCTTCTACGGGGCGCTCGTCACCAACTGCGACCTGGACACCGACCGGGTGAAGGGCCTCTCCACCCACACGGTCGGCGACCGTACGTCCTACCTCCACGTCTCCGCGGGCTGCGGCACCAGCCGCTTCACCCCGGTCCGCTTCGCGTGCCCGCCCGAGGTCACCCTGCTGACGCTGACGGCCCGCGCCTGA
- a CDS encoding Pr6Pr family membrane protein — protein MITPNRGPAVPASAVLPTTRRPYAAALRGLIALAAVTGLLIECLHGNVLVVLSFFTIWSNILVALVLGRGAVRAWTGRPPLPALWTGGVVLCITVVGLVFHLVLDNPASEFNEAAAIARLSGARAVANQLLHTVTPIGTALDFLLLTAPGALHWRHAAQWLAVPGLYLAFALARGALLSDDTPTRYTYPFLDVTEHGYAGVLTNALVLGTGFYALGLAIVALDRIRPAPRPPGNRISPQRARGLK, from the coding sequence ATGATCACGCCGAACCGCGGACCCGCCGTCCCGGCGTCCGCCGTGCTCCCCACCACCCGCAGGCCGTACGCCGCGGCGCTCCGCGGCCTGATCGCGCTCGCCGCGGTGACGGGGCTGCTCATCGAGTGCCTCCACGGAAACGTCCTCGTCGTCCTGAGCTTCTTCACCATCTGGTCCAACATCCTGGTCGCCCTCGTCCTCGGCCGGGGCGCCGTCCGCGCCTGGACCGGCCGCCCCCCGCTGCCCGCCCTGTGGACCGGCGGCGTGGTGCTCTGCATCACGGTCGTCGGCCTCGTGTTCCACCTGGTCCTCGACAACCCGGCGAGCGAGTTCAACGAGGCCGCGGCGATCGCCCGGCTCAGCGGCGCGAGGGCCGTCGCGAACCAGCTCCTCCACACCGTGACCCCGATCGGCACGGCCCTGGACTTCCTGCTCCTCACCGCCCCAGGCGCCCTCCACTGGCGCCACGCCGCCCAGTGGCTGGCGGTCCCGGGCCTGTACCTCGCCTTCGCGCTGGCCCGCGGGGCGCTGCTATCCGACGACACGCCGACCCGCTACACGTACCCGTTCCTCGACGTCACCGAGCACGGCTACGCCGGCGTCCTCACGAACGCGCTCGTGCTCGGCACGGGCTTCTACGCCCTGGGCCTCGCGATCGTCGCCCTGGACCGCATCCGACCTGCGCCGCGACCGCCGGGAAACCGGATTTCGCCTCAGCGCGCGCGTGGGCTAAAGTAA
- a CDS encoding glycosyltransferase family 2 protein encodes MARPRVGVAVLTMGTRPDELRALLDAVAAQDEAATRIVVVGNGTGTLPELPEGVTGVELPENRGVSGGRNVAIETLRAFGDVDVVVDLDDDGLLVDTDVFRRLADLYEGDDALGVVSFRIADETGETQRRHVPRLGAKDPMRGGEVTTFLGGGHGLSMVMLDEIGGWPEDFFFTHEETDMAWRALDAGWKVVYEPKLLLQHPKTSPARHAVYYRMTARNRVWLAKRNLPALLVPVYLGVWTLLTLARTRSLPGLASWFAGFAEGVRVSCGPRHPMRWSTVRRMTRLGRPPVI; translated from the coding sequence GTGGCGCGACCTCGCGTGGGTGTGGCGGTACTGACCATGGGCACGCGCCCCGACGAGCTGCGGGCGCTGCTCGACGCCGTGGCGGCGCAGGACGAGGCCGCCACCCGGATCGTGGTCGTCGGCAACGGCACGGGAACCCTGCCGGAACTCCCCGAGGGCGTGACCGGGGTCGAACTGCCCGAGAACCGGGGCGTGTCCGGGGGCCGGAACGTCGCGATCGAGACACTGCGCGCCTTCGGCGACGTCGACGTGGTGGTGGACCTCGACGACGACGGCCTGCTCGTCGACACGGACGTCTTCCGCCGCCTGGCCGACCTGTACGAGGGGGACGACGCCCTGGGCGTCGTGTCCTTCCGCATCGCCGACGAGACGGGCGAGACACAGCGCCGCCACGTCCCGCGGCTCGGGGCGAAGGACCCGATGCGCGGCGGGGAGGTCACGACCTTCCTGGGCGGCGGCCACGGCCTGTCGATGGTGATGCTCGACGAGATCGGCGGCTGGCCGGAGGACTTCTTCTTCACGCACGAGGAGACCGACATGGCCTGGCGTGCCCTCGACGCGGGCTGGAAGGTCGTCTACGAGCCGAAACTCCTCCTCCAGCACCCGAAGACCAGCCCGGCCCGGCACGCCGTCTACTACCGGATGACCGCCCGCAACCGCGTCTGGCTCGCCAAGCGCAACCTGCCGGCCCTCCTCGTCCCCGTCTACCTGGGCGTCTGGACCCTCCTCACCCTGGCCCGCACCCGCTCCCTGCCGGGCCTCGCGTCCTGGTTCGCCGGCTTCGCGGAGGGCGTCCGCGTCTCCTGCGGCCCCCGCCACCCCATGCGCTGGTCCACGGTCCGCCGCATGACCCGCCTGGGCCGCCCGCCGGTCATCTGA
- a CDS encoding protein kinase domain-containing protein, which yields MLVADRYRLHVCIGRGGMGEVWQATDEVLGRDVAVKLMLAHGTDPSAADRFRLEAQTAARLSHPHVVGVFDFGTWDGKLFLVMELVEGDSLAGSPSEPLVLSAERVAVVAAHAAAGLAAAHRQGVVHRDIKPGNLLVDADGTVKLADFGIARFVDDPSAALTTTGQIVGTGLYLAPERALGQPASSASDVYSLGCVLYQLLTGRPPFRADTATALLYQHIDTAPVPPGRLGVALPPEFETYLLSLLAKQPEQRPPAQAIADWFSSGAWRAYGRPAPSTGRMPGAGQMPGSGQIPGAAPRTGAAPLPVPAPMPAQAHRPAPPQGHRPPSAGGSSSRRRERPSSSTTGALAELSRRRPRKTAAVAGAIAFVVFLIIGMSWLS from the coding sequence GTGCTGGTCGCGGACCGATATCGGCTCCATGTGTGTATCGGCCGGGGCGGTATGGGTGAGGTGTGGCAGGCCACCGACGAGGTGCTCGGCCGGGACGTCGCCGTGAAGCTGATGCTGGCGCACGGCACCGACCCCTCCGCCGCCGACCGGTTCCGGCTGGAGGCGCAGACCGCCGCGCGGCTGAGCCACCCGCACGTGGTGGGCGTCTTCGACTTCGGCACCTGGGACGGAAAGCTGTTCCTCGTCATGGAGTTGGTGGAGGGCGACAGCCTCGCCGGCAGTCCCTCCGAACCGCTGGTGCTGTCCGCCGAGCGGGTCGCCGTGGTCGCCGCCCACGCCGCCGCCGGGCTCGCCGCCGCGCACCGGCAGGGTGTCGTGCACCGGGACATCAAGCCGGGGAACCTGCTGGTCGACGCCGACGGGACGGTGAAGCTCGCCGACTTCGGCATCGCCCGCTTCGTCGACGACCCCTCGGCCGCGCTCACCACGACGGGCCAGATCGTCGGCACGGGGCTCTACCTCGCCCCGGAGCGGGCCCTCGGGCAGCCCGCCTCGTCCGCCTCCGACGTGTACTCGCTCGGCTGCGTGCTCTACCAACTCCTCACCGGCCGGCCGCCGTTCCGCGCGGACACCGCCACGGCCCTGCTGTACCAGCACATCGACACCGCTCCGGTGCCGCCCGGCCGGCTCGGGGTGGCACTGCCGCCCGAATTCGAGACGTATCTGCTGAGCCTGCTGGCCAAGCAGCCGGAGCAGCGGCCGCCGGCGCAGGCCATCGCGGACTGGTTCTCCTCCGGCGCCTGGCGCGCCTACGGCCGGCCCGCCCCGTCGACCGGCCGGATGCCGGGAGCCGGGCAGATGCCGGGGAGCGGGCAGATACCCGGGGCCGCGCCCCGTACCGGCGCCGCGCCCCTGCCCGTACCGGCGCCGATGCCCGCACAGGCGCACAGACCCGCGCCCCCTCAGGGGCACAGACCGCCGTCCGCCGGGGGGTCCTCCTCCCGGCGCCGTGAGCGGCCCAGCAGCAGCACCACCGGCGCGCTCGCGGAACTCTCCCGGCGGCGTCCCCGCAAGACGGCCGCCGTCGCCGGCGCCATCGCCTTCGTGGTCTTCCTGATCATCGGGATGTCCTGGCTCTCCTGA
- a CDS encoding YdcF family protein, whose product MSYAFAVAAVFLLFFALNVRRDRRRFGNAVLLGLAVTFFGIGLLVGVEDAPPGVAETVMICGLLVLGLGPVVLAGLLTANGVKMVRKEGRSPSNLLSLLAGLGMFGVMVLAVTAAATESWALRVLVVTLLLVLGYVSFLFVCFVGYAFLYGRMRIRRDADYVVVLGSGLIGGRRVPPLLASRLDRGREVHGKLAAYERREGGAPVLIASGGQGPDEEVPESHAMADYLVERGFPAGALVREDRSRTTEENMVFSKELMERDRPGSSCVIVTNNFHAFRAAILARRAGVNGQVVGSPTAAYFWPSATMREFAAVFLQYKVVNLGILGTLILLGALVWASR is encoded by the coding sequence ATGTCGTACGCCTTCGCCGTCGCCGCGGTCTTCCTGCTGTTCTTCGCGCTGAATGTGCGACGGGACCGGCGCCGCTTCGGCAACGCCGTGCTCCTCGGTCTCGCCGTCACCTTCTTCGGGATCGGCCTGCTCGTCGGCGTCGAGGACGCTCCGCCCGGTGTCGCCGAGACGGTGATGATCTGCGGGCTGCTGGTGCTCGGCCTCGGCCCGGTCGTCCTCGCGGGGCTGCTCACCGCGAACGGCGTGAAGATGGTCCGCAAGGAGGGCAGAAGCCCGTCCAACCTGCTGTCGCTCCTCGCCGGGCTCGGCATGTTCGGCGTGATGGTGCTCGCGGTGACGGCCGCCGCCACCGAGTCGTGGGCCCTGCGGGTCCTCGTCGTCACCCTCCTCCTCGTCCTCGGCTATGTCTCCTTCCTCTTCGTCTGCTTCGTCGGCTACGCGTTCCTGTACGGCCGGATGAGGATCCGCCGCGACGCCGACTACGTCGTGGTGCTCGGCTCCGGCCTGATCGGCGGCCGCCGGGTCCCGCCGCTCCTCGCGAGCCGGCTGGACCGGGGGCGGGAGGTGCACGGGAAGCTGGCCGCGTACGAGCGGCGCGAGGGCGGCGCCCCCGTCCTCATCGCCTCCGGCGGCCAGGGCCCGGACGAGGAGGTGCCCGAGTCCCACGCGATGGCCGACTACCTCGTCGAGCGGGGCTTCCCGGCGGGCGCGCTGGTGCGCGAGGACCGTTCGCGGACCACCGAGGAGAACATGGTCTTCAGCAAGGAGCTGATGGAGCGGGACCGGCCGGGCTCCTCGTGCGTGATCGTCACCAACAACTTCCACGCCTTCCGGGCCGCCATCCTGGCCCGCCGCGCGGGTGTGAACGGCCAGGTGGTGGGCTCGCCGACCGCCGCCTACTTCTGGCCGTCGGCGACCATGCGCGAGTTCGCCGCGGTCTTCCTCCAGTACAAGGTGGTCAACCTCGGGATCCTGGGGACCCTGATCCTGCTCGGGGCACTCGTGTGGGCGAGTCGCTGA
- a CDS encoding tetratricopeptide repeat protein, producing the protein MRMGFEDPPGTAERTFRGGRPGEERMPWGGGLVAEDGSSWGGPVSEERLSWGGPVADERLLWGEPVSADQLAAAERAYARCGPAERLLWERLSVFEGTFGRDAVHEVCASWTLPPGTVLAVLDRLVPIALLLVDDLFAGEDDVPRYWMPHPMRAVGARRLTARGDRPDLVLRHRRWCVTLARRAADWWQSGRQLDARDLALRELPDLAAAMDPTTAPFARDDEAGTSVEIAVSLWFLWVVCGRVAEGRTRLRHALALLDGEPTARALWLAAFLELESGRPEEADPLLVRAWAAAVRDGDGGALGLLAHLRGSTAFYQGRTRAAADEYREALALMGEYPEFGPTRHACWAGLALALCRTDPEAAQEALDQAELDRESRWTWVGRDLYAEAWSSIARAELAAWDGDLERASEHARWALREHLRMGSAAGAAGAAELLAQIRVSAGRRDAAAHLLGAVDLLRGSVFDVSYRPAEFCVATRARSERALRLLPGGRELRSAYEEGARRGLFALAGEA; encoded by the coding sequence ATGCGCATGGGGTTCGAGGATCCACCCGGGACCGCGGAGCGGACGTTCCGGGGCGGTCGTCCGGGCGAGGAACGAATGCCGTGGGGCGGCGGCCTGGTGGCCGAGGACGGCTCGTCGTGGGGCGGCCCCGTGAGCGAGGAACGGCTGTCGTGGGGCGGCCCCGTGGCCGACGAGCGGCTCCTGTGGGGCGAGCCGGTGAGCGCCGACCAGCTCGCCGCCGCCGAGCGCGCATACGCCCGCTGCGGGCCCGCGGAGCGGCTCCTGTGGGAGCGGCTGTCCGTCTTCGAGGGCACCTTCGGCCGGGACGCCGTCCACGAGGTGTGCGCGTCGTGGACGCTGCCCCCGGGGACGGTCCTCGCCGTCCTCGACCGGCTCGTGCCGATCGCCCTGCTCCTCGTGGACGACCTGTTCGCCGGTGAGGACGACGTCCCCCGCTACTGGATGCCGCACCCGATGCGGGCCGTGGGCGCCCGTCGGCTCACCGCGCGCGGTGACCGTCCGGACCTGGTCCTGCGGCACCGTCGGTGGTGCGTGACGCTCGCCCGGCGGGCCGCCGACTGGTGGCAGAGCGGCCGGCAGCTCGACGCCCGGGACCTCGCCCTGCGTGAACTCCCGGATCTGGCCGCCGCCATGGATCCGACGACCGCGCCGTTCGCGCGGGACGACGAGGCCGGCACCTCCGTCGAGATCGCGGTCTCGCTGTGGTTCCTGTGGGTGGTCTGCGGGCGGGTCGCCGAGGGCCGGACCCGGCTGCGGCACGCTCTCGCCCTGCTCGACGGTGAGCCGACGGCGCGCGCCCTGTGGCTCGCCGCCTTCCTGGAGCTGGAGTCGGGCCGCCCGGAGGAGGCCGATCCGCTGCTCGTCCGGGCCTGGGCGGCGGCCGTACGGGACGGGGACGGCGGCGCCTTGGGGCTCCTGGCCCATCTGCGGGGCTCGACGGCGTTCTATCAGGGGCGTACGCGCGCGGCGGCGGACGAGTACCGGGAGGCCCTCGCGCTGATGGGGGAGTACCCGGAGTTCGGCCCGACCCGGCACGCGTGCTGGGCGGGTCTCGCGCTCGCCCTGTGCCGTACGGACCCGGAGGCCGCGCAGGAGGCCCTCGACCAGGCCGAGCTCGACCGCGAGAGCCGGTGGACGTGGGTGGGCCGCGACCTGTACGCCGAGGCCTGGTCGTCCATCGCCCGCGCCGAGCTCGCGGCATGGGACGGGGATCTGGAGCGGGCCTCCGAGCACGCCCGCTGGGCGCTCCGGGAGCATCTGCGGATGGGGTCGGCGGCGGGCGCGGCCGGCGCGGCGGAACTCCTCGCCCAGATCCGGGTGTCGGCGGGCAGGCGGGACGCGGCGGCCCATCTGCTGGGCGCGGTGGACCTGTTGCGGGGCTCGGTCTTCGACGTCTCCTACCGGCCGGCGGAGTTCTGCGTGGCGACCCGGGCCCGGAGCGAGCGGGCGCTGCGGCTGCTGCCCGGCGGCCGGGAGCTCCGGTCCGCCTACGAAGAGGGCGCGCGACGTGGTCTGTTCGCTCTGGCGGGGGAGGCCTGA